In Kitasatospora sp. NBC_00240, the following are encoded in one genomic region:
- a CDS encoding transcriptional regulator, whose amino-acid sequence MSEGVRELRERDETARLLGELKSRSGLSYGALAKRLHLSTSTLHRYCNGDVVPTEFAPLDHLARLCGATPDELVELYRLWVVVHATRGSRTSPVAEPTGPNGTEAEATPDRSGGVEAGPAVSSRPEPDLVPGATRPRWRARHRGILAAGAVAVVLATIGAVATGLNSATGGDTDSARAADRGSPAGSAAPGSTDSPSSPALASTEAGAGAGAGSQGPTGGTDTSAPVKVSVRPSGWDTPCDQYVVNRPPSEVPRPPAVADVAGWVSRLGAVPARYQSIELIVQGTGGDTVVLSGLNVRVTRIAAPLAWNAYSMGEGCGGGVDRHSYDLDLDAARPRPVVTEGSTGLPLKVSEHDPEVIEVTARTNSHDVSWYLELEWSSGDRKGTLLVDLGHGTPFRASAVKGRPLYVHPIGGQGWEPSPFQQ is encoded by the coding sequence GTGTCAGAGGGGGTCCGGGAGTTGAGGGAGCGGGACGAGACAGCGCGGCTGCTCGGGGAGCTGAAGAGCAGGTCGGGGCTCAGTTACGGCGCGCTGGCGAAGAGACTGCATCTGAGCACCTCGACGCTCCACCGCTACTGCAACGGCGACGTGGTGCCGACGGAGTTCGCCCCGCTGGACCACCTCGCGCGGCTGTGCGGGGCGACGCCGGACGAACTGGTCGAGCTGTACCGACTGTGGGTCGTCGTCCACGCGACCCGGGGGAGCAGAACGTCACCCGTAGCCGAACCGACGGGTCCGAACGGGACCGAGGCGGAGGCGACGCCCGACAGGAGCGGTGGCGTCGAGGCCGGACCGGCCGTCTCCTCCCGCCCCGAACCGGACCTTGTCCCCGGCGCGACGCGGCCGCGGTGGCGGGCCCGCCACCGCGGGATCCTGGCCGCAGGGGCGGTCGCCGTGGTGCTGGCCACCATCGGGGCCGTCGCCACGGGGCTGAACTCGGCCACGGGTGGTGACACCGATTCCGCGCGGGCCGCGGACCGCGGGTCGCCCGCCGGATCTGCGGCCCCGGGCAGCACCGACTCGCCGTCCTCCCCCGCCCTCGCCTCCACCGAAGCAGGCGCGGGCGCGGGCGCGGGCTCGCAGGGGCCGACCGGCGGGACGGACACCAGCGCTCCTGTCAAAGTGTCGGTCCGGCCGTCCGGGTGGGACACCCCGTGCGATCAGTACGTGGTCAACCGCCCGCCGTCCGAGGTCCCTCGACCGCCCGCGGTCGCGGACGTGGCGGGCTGGGTCTCCCGGCTCGGCGCGGTTCCCGCCCGCTACCAGTCGATCGAGCTCATCGTGCAGGGCACCGGCGGGGACACCGTGGTGCTGTCCGGCCTCAACGTCCGGGTCACCCGGATCGCGGCTCCCCTCGCCTGGAACGCCTACTCCATGGGCGAGGGCTGCGGCGGAGGAGTCGACCGCCACTCCTACGACCTCGATCTGGACGCGGCCCGCCCGCGGCCGGTGGTCACCGAGGGCAGCACCGGCCTGCCGCTCAAGGTGAGCGAGCACGACCCGGAGGTCATCGAGGTCACCGCACGGACCAACTCCCACGACGTGTCCTGGTACCTGGAGCTGGAGTGGTCCAGCGGCGACCGGAAGGGGACGCTCCTCGTCGACCTCGGCCACGGCACGCCGTTCCGCGCCAGTGCGGTGAAGGGCCGGCCGCTGTACGTCCACCCGATCGGCGGACAAGGCTGGGAACCGAGCCCGTTCCAGCAGTGA
- a CDS encoding maleylpyruvate isomerase family mycothiol-dependent enzyme, protein MTEIGKAHVTEGLATEYAAFAELVAQLDAAAWSAPTRCTGWQVRDVVGHVTGTAIDSADGTIGARTPDQQARALRDSTPQELAAALGAAAARLGTAFDGFDDARWATVLPRTGRTVLNGVLTLWYDTFVHADDIRAALGQPSGRGPGLAAGVHWLRSELDRLERGPATLKLTGLETLEIGSGGPVVGGDPLQFLLVATGRLDPALLGLDESFNVYSVR, encoded by the coding sequence ATGACAGAGATCGGCAAGGCACACGTGACCGAGGGCCTCGCCACCGAGTACGCGGCGTTCGCCGAGCTGGTGGCGCAACTGGATGCGGCCGCGTGGTCGGCACCGACCCGCTGCACGGGCTGGCAGGTCCGCGATGTCGTCGGGCACGTGACCGGCACGGCGATCGACTCGGCCGACGGCACCATCGGCGCGCGCACCCCGGACCAGCAGGCCCGGGCACTGCGCGACAGCACGCCCCAGGAGCTCGCCGCCGCACTGGGGGCGGCGGCGGCCCGCCTCGGCACGGCGTTCGACGGGTTCGACGACGCGCGCTGGGCCACGGTGCTCCCCCGCACCGGCCGGACGGTCCTCAACGGCGTCCTGACCCTGTGGTACGACACCTTCGTGCACGCGGACGACATCCGCGCCGCCCTCGGGCAGCCCTCCGGCCGCGGCCCCGGCCTCGCCGCGGGCGTGCACTGGCTGAGGTCCGAACTGGACCGGCTGGAGCGCGGGCCAGCCACCCTCAAGCTCACCGGCCTGGAAACCTTGGAGATCGGCAGCGGCGGCCCGGTCGTCGGCGGGGACCCGCTGCAGTTCCTCCTCGTCGCCACCGGACGTCTCGACCCCGCGCTGCTCGGCCTCGACGAAAGCTTCAACGTGTACTCCGTACGATGA
- a CDS encoding Ig-like domain-containing protein, producing the protein MSIVQATRTAIRTGDRFNRGAVALTMGGILLMTAACGDGQGEGGEAPRATGSAAVGGPAAPTADTTAAAAAPKASAAVLNVEPKDGAQGVAPDALQVSVAHGKLTTVDVTDKNGKPVPGSITPDGTGWKPAAALAPGTAYTVNAQATDVDGLAAASTTAFTTRTPDKQVSTNDNIADGGTYGVGMIVKVEFSTKIANKDAVAKGITFETDNGTEVKGHWFGDGRLDFRPAEYWKPGTKVTIHYRLKNVEVSPGVYGDVDKDEPFSIGRSQVSTADAAAHQLTIVRDGKTTTVPATLGDEKHPSWGGTMVIMSKEKVTHMNSRTVGLGDEYDIPAVPHAMRLTGSGTYLHGNYWYKGDPFGKANTSHGCVSLKDVEGGSDTSVAGAFFNSSLIGDVVKVVNSKEKIVAPDNGLGGWNLPWANW; encoded by the coding sequence GTGAGCATTGTTCAGGCGACCCGGACCGCGATACGCACCGGCGACCGTTTCAACCGCGGCGCGGTGGCGCTGACGATGGGCGGCATCCTGCTGATGACCGCGGCCTGCGGGGACGGCCAAGGCGAAGGGGGCGAGGCCCCCCGGGCAACGGGCAGCGCTGCCGTCGGCGGCCCGGCGGCCCCGACTGCGGACACGACGGCGGCCGCGGCCGCGCCGAAGGCGTCGGCCGCGGTGCTGAACGTCGAGCCGAAGGACGGCGCCCAGGGGGTCGCCCCCGACGCGCTTCAGGTGTCCGTCGCCCACGGCAAGCTCACCACCGTCGACGTGACCGACAAGAACGGCAAGCCCGTCCCCGGCTCGATCACCCCGGACGGCACCGGTTGGAAGCCCGCCGCCGCGCTCGCACCCGGCACGGCGTACACGGTGAACGCCCAGGCGACGGACGTCGACGGCCTTGCGGCGGCTTCCACCACCGCGTTCACCACGCGCACGCCCGACAAGCAGGTCTCCACCAACGACAACATCGCCGACGGTGGGACCTACGGCGTGGGCATGATCGTCAAGGTCGAGTTCAGCACGAAGATCGCGAACAAGGACGCCGTCGCCAAGGGCATCACCTTCGAGACCGACAACGGCACCGAGGTGAAGGGCCACTGGTTCGGCGACGGCCGGCTGGACTTCCGCCCGGCCGAGTACTGGAAGCCCGGCACCAAGGTCACCATCCACTACCGGCTGAAGAACGTCGAGGTCTCGCCGGGCGTCTACGGCGACGTGGACAAGGACGAGCCGTTCAGCATCGGCCGGTCGCAGGTGTCCACCGCGGACGCCGCCGCGCACCAGCTCACGATCGTCCGGGACGGCAAGACCACCACCGTGCCCGCCACCCTCGGCGACGAGAAGCACCCGTCGTGGGGCGGCACCATGGTGATCATGTCCAAGGAGAAGGTCACCCACATGAACTCCCGGACCGTCGGCCTCGGCGACGAGTACGACATCCCCGCCGTCCCGCACGCGATGCGGCTGACCGGGAGCGGCACCTACCTCCACGGCAACTACTGGTACAAGGGCGACCCCTTCGGCAAGGCGAACACCAGCCACGGCTGCGTCTCGCTCAAGGACGTGGAGGGCGGCAGCGACACCTCCGTCGCGGGCGCGTTCTTCAACAGCTCGCTTATCGGCGACGTGGTCAAGGTCGTGAACTCGAAGGAGAAGATCGTCGCCCCCGACAACGGACTCGGCGGCTGGAACCTCCCCTGGGCGAACTGGTAG
- a CDS encoding flavin reductase family protein, translated as MARVPGPVTVATTVDATGQRWGFTASSFRSLSLDPPLVLICLDKAASTHEAFTSTDRFMINVLRGDQSDIARRFATSGVDRFADGVTAPLELGLPGIPEALVRVACSLHQVVDGGDHSILIGRVEATYTGDGAPLVHCDRSFQGLTDNTPRFATH; from the coding sequence ATGGCTCGTGTCCCCGGTCCGGTCACGGTGGCCACCACGGTCGACGCCACGGGACAGCGCTGGGGCTTCACGGCGAGCTCGTTCCGCTCACTGTCCCTGGACCCGCCTCTGGTGCTGATCTGCCTGGACAAGGCGGCCAGCACCCATGAGGCCTTCACCTCCACCGACCGCTTCATGATCAATGTTTTGCGCGGGGACCAGTCGGACATCGCCCGTCGCTTCGCCACGTCGGGAGTGGACCGGTTCGCCGACGGCGTCACAGCGCCGCTGGAACTCGGACTGCCCGGCATACCCGAAGCCCTGGTCCGGGTGGCCTGTTCACTGCACCAGGTCGTCGACGGCGGCGACCACTCCATCCTCATCGGACGCGTCGAGGCGACGTACACCGGCGACGGCGCACCGCTCGTCCACTGCGACCGCAGCTTCCAAGGCCTGACCGACAACACCCCACGGTTCGCCACCCACTGA
- a CDS encoding alpha-amylase family glycosyl hydrolase, translated as MPAGLLSDLNTESDTVRGRIAGYLNGMVDAGVDGFRVDAAKHVAQADMANILSRVRDTTWGGRPYVYQEIFPGSGGQLAPAAFEGNGSVLEFTYAYKLKDQFNGNIANLSTFGRSWGFEPRDKSAVMVTNHDLERDRTTLTCNSGSK; from the coding sequence GTGCCAGCTGGTCTCCTGTCGGACCTGAACACCGAGTCGGACACCGTCCGGGGCAGGATCGCCGGCTACCTGAACGGCATGGTCGACGCGGGGGTGGACGGCTTCCGGGTGGACGCGGCCAAGCATGTCGCCCAGGCCGACATGGCGAACATCCTCTCCCGGGTGCGCGACACCACCTGGGGCGGGCGGCCCTACGTCTACCAGGAGATCTTCCCCGGCAGCGGCGGTCAGCTCGCGCCGGCCGCGTTCGAGGGCAACGGCAGCGTGCTGGAGTTCACCTACGCCTACAAGCTGAAGGACCAGTTCAACGGCAACATCGCCAACCTGAGCACCTTCGGCCGGAGCTGGGGCTTCGAACCGAGGGACAAGTCCGCGGTCATGGTGACCAACCACGACCTGGAGCGCGACCGGACCACACTCACCTGCAACAGCGGCTCCAAGTGA
- a CDS encoding TetR/AcrR family transcriptional regulator translates to MTKKAEQGDATRRQLVGAAIALFTAHGYADTSTTRIVEAAGVTRGALYHHFPDKEHLFEAAYLALQADVHARCAAAAEAADGDRVTRMMAGMDAFLTACLEKPVQRILLLEGPLVLGWERSVRFDDPYCARQLLRAGLAAAARSGILPAEQAEPLTHLLYGALHQAGVSIAAAADPTAQRSVMSKVVGDLVTARLRGNGDDGTGHRATP, encoded by the coding sequence ATGACGAAGAAGGCGGAACAGGGCGACGCGACGCGCCGGCAGCTCGTCGGGGCCGCGATCGCCCTGTTCACCGCGCACGGCTACGCGGACACCTCCACCACCAGGATCGTCGAGGCCGCCGGCGTCACCCGGGGCGCGCTGTACCACCACTTCCCCGACAAGGAGCACCTCTTCGAGGCCGCCTACCTGGCACTCCAGGCGGACGTCCACGCCCGTTGCGCGGCGGCCGCGGAAGCCGCGGACGGCGACCGGGTCACCCGGATGATGGCCGGCATGGATGCCTTCCTGACGGCGTGCCTGGAGAAGCCCGTCCAGCGCATCCTGCTGCTGGAGGGCCCCCTCGTCCTCGGCTGGGAGCGGTCGGTGCGCTTCGACGACCCTTACTGTGCACGCCAGTTGCTCCGCGCGGGGCTCGCTGCCGCCGCGCGGTCCGGGATCCTGCCGGCCGAACAGGCCGAGCCCCTCACCCACCTGCTCTACGGCGCGCTCCACCAGGCCGGTGTGTCCATCGCCGCCGCCGCCGACCCGACCGCACAGCGGTCCGTCATGAGCAAGGTGGTCGGCGACCTCGTGACCGCCCGCCTCCGGGGAAACGGCGACGACGGGACCGGCCACCGCGCCACCCCCTGA
- a CDS encoding alpha-amylase family glycosyl hydrolase: protein MLGPKGYGAVQVAPPADSIKLSGAHPWWELYQPVSYGLSSRMGTEAQFKAMVTACHNAGVKVYADAVINHTGGVNRSSTSSYGGASFNTATYTYNDIPYSRADFHGSPPCPNADLGINDWNNVTQVQECQLVSCRT from the coding sequence GTGCTCGGCCCGAAGGGCTACGGCGCCGTCCAGGTCGCCCCGCCCGCCGACTCGATCAAGCTGAGCGGGGCCCACCCCTGGTGGGAGCTCTACCAGCCCGTCTCGTACGGCCTGAGCAGCCGGATGGGTACCGAGGCGCAGTTCAAGGCCATGGTGACGGCCTGTCACAACGCCGGGGTGAAGGTCTACGCCGACGCGGTGATCAACCACACCGGCGGCGTGAACCGGAGCAGCACCAGCTCCTACGGCGGCGCGAGCTTCAACACGGCGACGTACACGTACAACGACATCCCCTACAGCCGTGCGGACTTCCACGGCTCGCCGCCGTGCCCGAACGCGGACCTGGGCATCAACGACTGGAACAACGTCACCCAGGTCCAGGAGTGCCAGCTGGTCTCCTGTCGGACCTGA
- a CDS encoding acyl-CoA dehydrogenase family protein has translation MTPENPGTVSAKTSVLAVVNSLAEGAIARDLARELPREQVRAVAEAGFSRLRIPKEFGGDGLTIPEWGDVLIELAAADSNIPQIFRAHIAFVEDIVHHPDEDYRKLWLGRLLDGDMVGNAWAEAGPITMGQKKTSFTCKDDELTVSGRKQYTTGSIFADWADVSGVHQGQNVAGFVALHQTGVTVQDNWDGFGQRTTGTGTLFLNEASVDASGLAPLGERIRYQAALYQWILLVVQAGIAVAVERDITEAVRSRGRNYSHSSADLAKDDPNIQSVVGEISSIAFTARALVRGVGEALQRASETGVAGRDSEEDREANIVAEIRSEQAQVMLSELVPRSATLLFNALGASATSVGRDLDRHWRNSRTVASHNPVIFKQRAIGDWLLNGNPPPVDWEVGTPATTKTATE, from the coding sequence ATGACACCCGAAAACCCGGGCACCGTATCGGCCAAGACGAGTGTGCTGGCGGTGGTGAACAGCCTGGCTGAGGGCGCGATCGCGCGTGACCTTGCCCGAGAGCTGCCGCGGGAGCAGGTGCGTGCCGTCGCTGAAGCGGGTTTCAGCCGGCTGCGCATACCGAAGGAATTCGGCGGCGACGGGCTCACGATCCCCGAGTGGGGAGACGTGCTCATCGAGCTGGCTGCGGCCGATTCCAACATTCCGCAGATCTTTCGAGCCCACATCGCGTTCGTCGAGGACATAGTGCACCACCCCGACGAGGATTATCGAAAGCTGTGGCTGGGCCGGCTTCTCGACGGAGACATGGTGGGCAACGCCTGGGCAGAGGCGGGGCCGATCACGATGGGGCAGAAGAAGACGTCCTTCACCTGCAAGGACGATGAGCTGACGGTCTCCGGTCGGAAGCAGTACACGACCGGTTCCATCTTTGCGGACTGGGCGGACGTCTCAGGAGTCCACCAGGGGCAGAACGTGGCCGGATTCGTCGCGCTGCATCAAACGGGCGTCACGGTCCAGGACAATTGGGACGGATTCGGCCAGCGCACCACGGGCACGGGCACGTTGTTCCTCAACGAGGCGAGCGTCGACGCTAGCGGTCTCGCCCCCCTCGGGGAGCGCATCCGCTATCAAGCGGCGCTCTACCAGTGGATATTGCTCGTCGTGCAAGCGGGCATTGCGGTTGCCGTTGAGCGAGACATCACCGAAGCGGTGCGAAGTCGCGGGCGCAACTATTCACACAGCTCCGCCGATCTCGCCAAGGACGACCCTAATATCCAATCCGTCGTGGGGGAGATCTCGTCCATAGCCTTTACGGCGCGGGCGCTGGTCCGAGGAGTGGGGGAGGCCTTGCAGCGGGCCTCGGAGACGGGCGTCGCCGGGCGTGATTCGGAGGAGGACCGTGAGGCGAACATCGTGGCGGAAATCCGCTCCGAGCAGGCGCAAGTGATGCTCTCCGAGTTGGTACCGCGCTCGGCGACCCTGCTGTTCAACGCGCTCGGCGCCTCGGCAACGAGTGTCGGCCGCGATCTCGACCGGCACTGGCGCAACTCGAGGACGGTCGCCAGCCACAACCCCGTGATCTTCAAACAGCGGGCCATCGGAGACTGGCTTCTCAACGGCAATCCGCCGCCCGTCGACTGGGAGGTGGGAACCCCCGCCACGACGAAGACGGCGACCGAGTAG